The Lolium rigidum isolate FL_2022 chromosome 2, APGP_CSIRO_Lrig_0.1, whole genome shotgun sequence genomic interval TTTTGTAGGCTGATGAGAGCAGATTAATGGCAATCATTATTGAATTTTATGGATGTTGTCAAAGACTACACCACAGAGGTGGACCTTGGAAACACTCCCCTAAAGGTTGAAAAATTGTTGGATGTGCTCAATTTTGAAGCCATGTTGGATCTTAATTTGATTGATCCCTAAAAAAATCTTAAGCTTCTTCCAGCAAGACCAATTTTCTTAACCCAATGGTTTCTGGTGCTATGTCCTTTTTTCAAAATCGCTGACAACCACCAGTAGGTCCAAAATTCACCCTTCTTGCATTCTCCAACCGTAACCATGGTGGTAGCCAGAAAGATCATTTTCTTGATCATTAGAAGGATTCCTTAGGCCAGCCCAAGATTTTAAGTAGTGCCCCCCATCTAGGCAGACACAAGTTTTGAAAGTGAAAGATATCATGACCATCTAAGCATGTCAGGCGGCAAATCActccattttaaaaaaaaaaatcctccagAAACCTTGTCACCCCACGCTCGTAAATACGTATGAAGAAGCGTGGATATAACTTTTATGACCTATTTTTGTACATAATTGGAACCGGGGTCACAAATGGCTTGCGAAGTTAGGAATACAAGAGCAAAGACCATACAACGGACCATGGGAACATTCTTCCATCTTCCCGTAGCCAACTTGTCGGCAATCTTATCTTGCAAATACTAGAAATCTATCATTAGTGCATGGCCAAGAGACGACAAGCGGAAGATCAAGGTAATGCACGAGGAAGGTGGATGTAGTGGTCGGGAATGATTTTTGGATGTCTTGTAATCCTAGATCCTCACACCGGTCACCTCACTAAAAGATGCTAGGGTAGACGCTCAGAGTATCCTCTTTGATAATGGCTACAACAACATCTGCATAATCAGCGGGGAGATAAATACGGTCCATCAGAGATCTTCCTCTAAAGGTGTGAAGGAGGCTTGAGTTGTTGCCTTGTTCGGTATCAGGTGAATAGAATCGATGGCCAACACACAGAGGAGGGGCAATAAAGGACACCCTTGAAAGAGGCATCAACAATGCTTTACAAGATCACAAACCATACCAAAGGAGCACTCTAGAGTATGGGGTCGATAGGAGATCCCACAGCTGCCACAAAAGTCATTATTTCTAAGGAGGTACATGTAATATTCACATAACCAAATCAAACGCTATCTTGATGTCGATAATCTCAAATTCAAGCATGGTGTGTTTGATCTAAAATATTTCCAGCAAAAAGGTTTCACAACGCTATATCTTGATGTCGATAATCTCAAATTCAAGCATGGTTTGTTGGATCTATAATATTTCCAGCAAAAAAGGTTTCACACAAACATAACCCTATCATGGATATCTAGCTTCTTAATGCTTGAACCCTCAGCATTGGACACAAGACGTTTCATGAAGGGCGCTTGCCCGAAACCGTTATCTTGGCAACGAATTTGGCAATGGCATGCAAGGGACTTCTTAGCCAGACGACAATGCTCGTCACCATCTTTGCCTTCGTATATGCTTTTATGTGATACAAAAATGAATAGAAATTTACTACTCCACGAAATTTTATTGAAGCCTCGACGCTCAAGGCATAAAAGACAGACTCACAATGTGGCAAACAGATATACCACATTGTGGTTTGCATGGACATTCGACATGAGGACACGTCACGGACAGCGTGGCGGCATATCACGTAGTATACACGTACCACCAGCTCTACCTTACACACTTGACAACCAACGAAACGAAACtcgtcgcaaaaaaaaaaaagacaaccaACGAAACCAACTAAACCCTGCTGGGCGACCCGTACGTGGCCGCCACGAGCACTGAGGCACACCGAGCCTCTAAATGCCGGCGGCTACCGGCCTTAGGGCGCGCTCGACGCACGACGCGCCGGCGTAGTATTCCGGCGTGGCAGTGACGCTCTTCTGCGCGCGCAGCTGCTCGTAGAACCTCCTGATGAATTCGTCGGCCTTCCTGTCCACCTGCTGCTCGCCCGAGCACGGCGAGTCGGTGACGCGCTGCCTCGCCGGCGGGCTGCCCCCGAACTCGAAGGCGGCGGGCGAACTCCACAGCCCGGGTGACGGCGTCGACAGCGCGTGCGCGTCATCGTCGCCGAAGAGGCTTCCGCCGTCGTTGAGCATCTCAAACACCTTGGCGATGTCGGCCGCGTTGTAGCCGTTGGCGGCTTCGTCTTCACCTTGCCGGCGATTCCGGCCACGGCGCTGGGCGACGCTGGCGGAGAAGGAGGCGTACTCGACCTCGCTGGGCTTCccgcggcggaggaagaggcagaGGTCCATGGCAACCTTGCGGCCTGAAGGTAGCACGCCGCGGCGCAGCATGTAGAGCACCGCGCGCATCAGGCGCcacagccgccgcgccgcgctCTTGGGCTGAGCGGCTGTTTTCGAGGCGACGCCCGTCCCGGTCATTTTGCAAAATTGCTGGTCGAGTAGGTTGTGCTTCGCGGTAATGGTGTAATGCTGATGTTGTCACTCACTCTCGGACTTTGGTGGATAAACAAGGGTATGCCGGCCGGTATTTAAAGGAGTCTCTGTCGTTGCCTGCGTGCCGGTCTCGGTCCAAAcggagaagagggagagggaagcaAGGGATGGTGGATTGGACTGGACCTTGCATTATTGGACACCGCCAGCTTCCACGAGCAGATATTGAGCAACAGGGctccatatcatccatgtttgccCGCCAAGGAAAAGACAGCAGCGATCACACGATGGACTTTCGGGtttcaacaactataggccatttcTTACTGTCAAGGAAGGAGACCAGTGCAAAAGCTGATTTGTTTTTTTATGGATGTCTGCGCGCGAAAaatgttgaatataaatatactTCATAGCTTTCTTCCATTAGTTGGAACTTCTAGTTGATTTGGCTAGTACAATTATTCTATATAGTATCAGAGTCAGGATGTCTCCAATTCGAGATCCTGCTTACGCAGTactaaaaacaaagaaaaaagatcATGCGGCCTACATcgaacccacgctaaggactaaaataaCCTAGACTTGAGAAAAAGTGTTCAATACAAATATACTGCATTAGCCTCTTCAATCAGTTCGAACTTTTGTTTGAATTAGCTAGTGCAACAATCTGATAAAAAATACTCAAGGATGCATGAATCATAGTGCATTGGCTGAGTATGCCAATAGTTGAGTCGACGACGGCTCAACGCACGAACATCAAAGATGTCATGAAGGTCCGGCATCAAACATGTTGTCGTATCCCGTAAGTGTTAAAATATGTGAAATCCGTATTGTTGGTTAATATATCAACCAACATCTTTTGGTTGAATGTTGCCGCCAGCAGCAGAACCTAAACAAAGTAGCAATGGGCTTGTGTGTTGCTATGGTAGCGCATACTATTGGTTGACATATTACTTCAATCATGTTCGAATAATTCCAATTCAAGTTCTGATAATACCAGTGTCAACTCACTTGCCCCAAAGTAGAAACCCCATGCAACTTCTTGAAGAAAACTGGTATTTCCATATATTCATTTTGACAGCGCTCAAAGACTGAACATCACGAGTAAAACCAAATCCTCTACAGCGGGCATACAACGAAAGAAAGAAACAACCCAAGGAGAAAACGTGCATAACCATCGTAGGAAAGCAACAAGTGTTTTTATCCACTCAGAGCTAGCACGTGGCAAGCCCAGGATAACCCCAATTATTGCTTATCTCAAGGTTATCTCAACTTGCTTTGGATTGGCTAGGGACACCTGTTTTGCCGAAAGAAGAGCGCTCCGTATGATCCACGTCGGATGCACAAGCAAGCAAGGTCCAGGCACACCCAAGTTAATCTACACGTAAGAGGCCGGCGCAACAAACCCATGTGCAAAAAGTTTCTAAACATAAGTGCACTTCTCGTTAACTTCTTTCTTCATATCCAGTTTCAATGTAACTGTTAGTTTTATACTAGGTGGAATTGCCTCAAATTAACTTTGTTTTAGAAAATCATTCGGCCATTTTTAGGACAACATTGTTTGATCATTTTTTTTCCCTTGAGTTCATTTCAATTTGGACCACCTAATTATCACAAGTTGAGAATTTGGATCACTACCGGGTTCATGAATAATTGGTACCGACTGGCTGGCTACAACTGACCATACAAATCAGCAGGTGGCCAATAGTGAGCAAGCGGGCTAACCCTGCCGCTGGCTAGACTGCAAACCAGCCACCAGAAGATAACCAATGTGCAGAAGTCAACCACTAGTACATTATAAGTCTTTACACACGGATGAAATAGACCGTCGCACGGGTTACCCAACTGTTACTATGTAAGGTGGACGATGGGCGTCCATAAAGCACACGATTAAATAAACCATGTGCGACGGGTCTTTTCCGCAGATGCGACAGAGTCTCTTTTCACACGCATTTTGAAATTGTTTGCTATACCAAGATCCATCACAAACGAGTAATGTTGAACCATCTGTATGTGTTCGACTTAGGTGGCACACGTTTGTTTCAATCAGCTGTATGCTTTCCGCAAGCATCGCAGACGTTTTATCAATGAAACAAGTAAGACCCCCAGGCTGTAACTAGTAACACGTAACTCAATATTGAATGCAAATACATTAACAAAACTCAATtcgatttcattttatatttcgtACACCACATACACATATGTATTTCGACATAGATTTAATTGCTAGCTATACAAATGAGAGAGCTATAGAATAATTCTTGGTTTCGGCGTTGTCTCCATCACAGTTTCGTTTTGTTGCCAATGATTCACCTGCACCCCGCATCTGCTACCActtagggtgacttcttttgggcttctacccCAGCTTCTACGTCCCAAACCGCTGAAGCCCAAAAGATCAGCCCAGTTTCCACCCGGCTTCCTCCCACCGTGAAGCCCACTTCCTTCACATAGCGAGAAACTGGTCCTCggcagtttcccgagcttctccgTGAATCGGTACACCCAACGCGTTCCCCATCTCCCGCAATCGTCCCGCTCCCGCACCCCAAGCCGCGGCCACTCCAGGGCCGGTGACCCGCCGCCGTCAGCTCCGGAAGAGAAGGGGcgcggccgcccctcctcccccacGCGCCCCTCCTGTGCTCGCCTTGCGTCGCCGCCCGTGCTTCCGCATCAAGGACGACGCCCGCCCCTGCATCCACCGCCGACGAGCTCTCCGCTCCGGCCCGGCAGGGCAGCAGCGCCGCCACCCCACTCCCCGCCCGCACATCCCTCCTTGACTTGCCCTGCATCCGCAGTAAGGACGCCACCCGCCTCTGCATCCGTCGCCGACGAGCTCGAGCTCCGCCCCCGCCGGCCCAAAATTCGACCTCGTCCTCCTACAGCTGACCTCGCTGTCCTCACCGCCGCCGACCCCGCATCCCTGAGTTCTCGCCCCACATCTCCACCAGTAGCAAGGACGGCACCCACCTCTCCAATGTTTACTTGTATTTTCATTGATACTCTGTTAGTATATTTGTTCCAGATGTTCTCTGATTGTGAATTGTTGCTCTACTAGGACGGCACCCAACTCAGAAGCCGGCTTATGCATaagcagaagcccaaaagaagtcacccttaTACTTGCTGTGCCTCTGGTTGATGTCGTAAGAAGCCTCTATGCGTGCGTTTTCACTGGCCCTAATCTGGAAGCAGTTTCTGCTTTGCCAAGTGCATGTCACAAGAAAGGAAAACTGCACAAAAGAAAATCATTGGATTTAGAACATAAACACAGACAATTTAAATTAAATAAATACAAGTTTAAATGATTTGTGATCTTACTCGTGAATGATGGTGAAGAGCCGAGGCTGTCAAATTATTATgcagtgtcaaaaaaaaaaatcatccctATCATA includes:
- the LOC124689961 gene encoding uncharacterized protein LOC124689961: MTGTGVASKTAAQPKSAARRLWRLMRAVLYMLRRGVLPSGRKVAMDLCLFLRRGKPSEVEYASFSASVAQRRGRNRRQGEDEAANGYNAADIAKVFEMLNDGGSLFGDDDAHALSTPSPGLWSSPAAFEFGGSPPARQRVTDSPCSGEQQVDRKADEFIRRFYEQLRAQKSVTATPEYYAGASCVERALRPVAAGI